A portion of the Oxynema aestuarii AP17 genome contains these proteins:
- the gloA gene encoding lactoylglutathione lyase — MRLLHTMLRVGNLDKSLDFYCNILGMNLLRQKDYPGGEFTLAFVGYGDESETAVIELTYNWGKDHYDLGDGYGHIALGVDDIYGVCEQIKAKGGTVTREPGPMKHGSTVIAFVQDPDGYKIELIQLGTQGSATEKEKATAAS; from the coding sequence ATGCGACTGTTACACACCATGCTGCGCGTCGGCAATTTAGACAAATCCCTAGATTTTTACTGCAACATCCTCGGGATGAACTTGCTGCGCCAAAAAGACTATCCCGGCGGTGAATTCACCCTCGCCTTCGTCGGATACGGCGACGAGTCCGAAACTGCCGTCATCGAGTTGACCTATAACTGGGGGAAAGACCATTACGACCTCGGCGACGGTTACGGTCACATCGCCCTCGGCGTAGATGACATTTACGGCGTTTGCGAACAAATCAAAGCCAAAGGCGGCACCGTCACCCGCGAACCCGGACCGATGAAACACGGATCCACCGTGATTGCTTTCGTCCAAGATCCCGACGGCTATAAAATCGAGTTAATTCAACTGGGAACCCAGGGATCGGCCACGGAAAAAGAGAAAGCGACTGCAGCGAGTTAA